TGTCATCTGTTGGAATTGAGGAATCTTTTCCCATGGCACCCAGCCTTCTGGAACCTTATTCCACAACCTACCCCAAATTAGACTTGTCCTAACCCTGCTGGCCTTTCACAAGGCACACAAAAAACCTGGCTTTGCCCTCAAGCCAAGTTTATGACTTGTCTTGGCTGCGAGTCTTCTTGGATGCTAACTCTGCGTCATTTTTGTTGGTTTTATACATGTATTCGAGATAGGCTACCCATacatttatgaaataaataaaagaagtgtTGCTTGAGAGAGCTAgagtttctttttaaagttttagtTCAACATGTACAGTGTTATAGCCGTGTGCATTACGAATTATGTTATACATTTGGGTTCTTTTCACCCCTTTTGCCTACATTTGGAATCACTGCAATTACTTCAAAAACAGAGAAGTTGGAGAATTCAAAACAGATTATCAGAGAAGAACATCATAACAACTTTTATTTTCTATTAAGTAATGGTAATAGAAATTGTTGGTTAGTTAACaattagttgttttttttccctctcaattTATTTGTCAGCCAAAGAAGCCTTTGAGAAAAGGATCACTCCTATAATCATAGACAATACAAACACACAGGCTTGGGAAATGAAGCCTTACATTGCTTTGGTCAGTATTCCATATTTTTTTAGTGTTCTTATgttgaatattgttttatttgtagatAAATGGGTGGGTGGTACATAGCAGCGTGCTTCAGAGggtgtggttttaaaaaaatcaagatggtggccataATAGGGCCATTGTTGGTCCGCACAAACAATCTccacataaaaaaaaatcaagtagagCTTTTATTGTGAATTTATGGCTGCCATTTGGAATTTTTTTACTATATCCTGTAGGTACACCAATAATGTAAcattatggagtccttggtgttttctgagcttggtggttttctggcagacatttcattaccaaactaggtaacatcatcagtattagatGCTACATTAAAATCCCTGTACCaaatctccactcccttctagcactgatgacgttacttagttgggtcatgaaacgtctgcaagaaataactgaggtcagagagcaccaagaaccctacaTCATAGTTCTACTACTACATttcacaaacctcactcccttctagcactgacaatgttacctagtttggtaatattTAGCTGTTCATTTGTTAGAAGATGAGGATGAGCTaagctttattgtcacttttttctgtgaacacgCTAGcccacattaaaaaatgaaattctgattccCGTTTTCAaaagtgtgtttgtgtatgtgtacacacacacccatacctatacatgtacatacatatacatgtgagatatatacacaaacacacacacacatacatatatacatatatatattatgtatgtataatatactaatactaatatattaatattaatatattatacagaggtctccaaacttgataactttaagacttgtggacttcaactcccagaattcttcagccagccgtgttggctggggaattctgggagttgaagtccacaagtctcaaagttgctaaGCTAGGAAATCCCTggtaaatataaacatatatattaatCACGGTCCATATTGAATACATAGCGGAAAAAAGTCTTGAGAGTTAACAAAATTGATACTATATAGTACAAAGCTATTACAAAATAAGCTAGAatggtgatttttattttttaaatttttatttttacgtTTTTTCTTCAGTCACAGCAACACAAATACAAAGTTATATTTCGTGAGCCGGATACTTGGTGGAAGTTTAAACCAAAGGAATTGGAAAGGTAATAATAGCAACTGTAGTAATTCTGTAACAACATTACTGTGTAACATCaatgagaaataaataataaacatatctCAGTTAGGAATCAATTCACTTGCTTGCAGAAAGCGTCTACTCAGCCTGCCTTCAAATTATCTATATTTCTGCAgtgctattgatttttttttctttagattttattGGTGTTTATACGATTTCATGGAATACTTAGGAATGGCAGTTTTATTTTCTGAATACTTGTTTTTACCTCAGAAATACCACCTTCCTTCGAGTGAAGGCATTCATTTAAACAGCGTCAAgggtatataaatatttttaagttgACATTAACAAAATTTGAGGACAGCTAGTCTTCTTTTGCACTAATTGTTTCCTCACTGATATAAAACATGATGGTTTTGAGCTGTCCTTTTCTTTTCACCTTTAAAATAAGTCAATAAATAGGCTACTTAtggtatgtaaaaaaaaaaaaagaattacaataCCCTGCAATTTTGGAAGGGCTTTGGAAGTCATCTACCTAAGTCTTTAAGGAAAAATCCCTTGTTTAGAGTATGAGAAGAATTAGGTAATGTTCGCGAGCTGCAGATCGGCGTGGAacagtaaatttttaaatttttaatttgtcattcatttttaaaaacattctctCAACTATGCATGCATCCTGCCTGTTTTGTGGTGGTGGCCTATCAAGTGTTTTGTTCTTTCCGATATTTAGGCGAAATGTTCATGGCGTATCTAAAGAAAAGATCAAAAGAATGTTGGAACGATATGAACATTGCCTGACCGCTAATTCAATTTTGAATTCTTCAATCTCAGATGACATGAGGACGCGCGAAATCTGTGGTGAAGTCCTTCATCGCGAAAAAAGGCAGGGGTAAACTGTCTACAGGTGTTCTAAGCGTGCTGTTTTAACGTACGAAGCTTATTGCGGGGTCCTCTTGGACGTGGAtcgtttttcttgaagacgttccaTGAGCCAACTGGGTCGCGTCAAGAGTGATAGAAGACAATAGTATTTGGTGCACAGCATCTAGCCTTCatggtagaacaggggtgtcaaacttaaggccctgGGTCAGATCTgggctgtggggtgcttagaaacagcaaaggagcagcccgcagtgcctctgccagcgaaaacggagctcgggagggctgtgcgCTCAGGCCTCCACGGGCATCCCGAAACAAGTGGCGTTGAGCTGGCcgtgcccatcctggccatgccccccgaggtcaaacacaaccctgatgcggccaacAATGACATCGAGTTTGTCACTCCTGTGCTAGAATATCAGGCTGTGTGAGGACAATCCGTGAGAGTTCCTTAGGCGGGCCATTCTCCGAACAGTttcaataaaaccaataaaaaatagACGTGACATAATTTGCCTTGATATTTCGTGTTTCCTGGCGATTTGCCGTTGCGCTTTTCCAATAGCAAAACGGAGCTCAAGCTGGTTTGCTACACTAGCATAGCAGGAAACGTATATTGGTCTGTCAAGATAATTGTAGACCATCTCCGTACCCGGTGAAAGATtttaataagaaaacaaaacaaaacagaatagcaTGCATAATGCTAATGTGAATGTCTTCATCTTTGTAGAGCTCCCTATTTATTTCAGTAGATAATATAAAGATACGACTATTTCTACTGAATTAGTCGTATCATTCTATTGAtactttgggggtttttttgtccaCCAGTTCAGAGCAAATGCAGTATCTTTTATTTGGTTTTAGAGTCATAATGAAATGTTAAGAGAAAAAAACatacccccccccctctctctctcttaagcGATTCCTTAAGCATCCAGTCTTCATTTCAACAAAAATCCTCTTTTGTCCAAGGACAATAGTTTTGAGCAGCCAGTCCTTTAACACACTTTATCTTCTTCCTTCGCTCTACTTATGCCGTTTTAGGTAATGTCCTAAAATGTTTTGGCAGAAGTAAACttaatatatgtataaatatatttgtCTTGTAGGAAAGAAGAACAGAAAGAATATTTTGCCTCCTCTTTGAAAAGCGTAGAATTAAATCCAAATGAAAAAGCTACTTTAGAAGAAGTTACGGTAGAAGATCAGAGGcttcaaaatgaaaacaaaagcacCGGACATGATTTACGAGAATCCAGTTCTGAATGTAGAATAGATTGCTTGGACCCTGCTGTGTTACCAGCAGGGATCAAAATGGAATCCCTTCTTGAAACAGAGTTGAGACCAATCTCGGATTCCGGTGAAAATACTCTGTCATGCAATAATGGGGCGTTGAAACTTCAGATTGAAGCAACTGCATATCATGAAATTATGGAGCCAGAATTCAGAGAGACACAAAATAAAGATGGAGATCTAAATTCTGACAGCTCAGTAAAACCCAGAATGTTAAACTTTGTGGGAGACTGGCCAGTAGAACAAACTTTGGGTCAAAGGGTGAAAAGAATTAAAAGATTAGAAAAACATGCCAGGAAGGACAAAGGAGATTTAAGTGCGCCGACATCTACTCTTGATCCGTTAAGGAATACAAGTGAAGATAAAACATTGGATTTGATAGACAGTCTTCAGGACCTGCCACTTTCTGAAGATCGGCGTGAAGACAAATGTGAAGAAAGCAGCTGTAGCCTTCCTTCTATGTCAATACCTGAGGTTGGTACGGAAGTCCATACGACAGAATTGCTGATGGTAGGAGACTGGCCGGTCCAAACTTTACAGCAGAGACAACACAAGATGAAAAGAATAACCAAGCGAGACATTAGCGAGTCAGATGGATTAGGAAACGGTGAAGATGATGTCAGCATCGGTGATGGGACTGCAGCATCTCAGCCCAATGAAACATCTGCCGTTGTGGAAGAGCAGGGGGCCTCTTCGAAAGAGGAACGCTTTCAAGGGTCTGAAATCGCAGCTTCTGAGCCTCTGAGTGAGAAAAAGCCGGTGCTAAATAAAAGAACAAGAAAGCATCATAAATTGGCTTTGACGTTTACCAACAATTCGGCCCTCAGCAAACCAGAGGAACCCCTGTCTCTGTGCACTTGGATCGAAGAAAAACCCAACCGATGTGTGGTGTCCCAGGCTACCAAATCTTCACAGACAGAACCACGAGATTTTGCCCTTCTGTGGAGACTGGAGAGAGAGATTGTCTTTTCAGAAGATACAAAAGTACTGCACGGCAGACTCGACGGATTCGTACCCAAAAAGGTTGAAGCCATTCCAGGTTGCCCGGAAAAAATACCCTACAAAGTCACCTATGAGAGAAGCACCTATGTAGAAGAAAAGGAGCTGGTGAGGGTCGATGAAACGGAGAACCTCAATATTTTGTGTAAACTCTTTGGGTCGCTTTCGTTCGATGCCATCAAAGATCTGTATGAACGATGTAACCGAGATATGGATTGGGCCACGGGGCTCCTGTTAGACTCCGCCGAGAAGCTCTGCAAAGAAGACGACGTCGGAGACCTGCAGGAAGCAGAGGTTCGGCTCCCTGACGTGTCTCTTCCTTCGAAGAGACACCCTGTGCCTGAAGACAGATTGGCGGGTTCTGTGGCAATTACTCAAGCGACTGCAATTTCGAAGATTATTCACAGATCCAAAATAACGAAAGTTCCCCTTGGCAATGACAGTGAAAACCTTTCTGGCCTTCCTGTAGGACACGGCGTATGTTCTTCAGGAGAAAACAAAATTCATCTGTTACCTGCTGCAGGAGACCATGTCGTAGACCCATCAGATCTGGAGGTAGGTCCTTTGGACGTGCAAACGAAACAGGGAATTTCTAGAGCACTATCCGAGAACGAGGCGCGAAGGACATCCTCGGTTCATGAAATGGATGTCGCCGTTCCCGACGATGGTGACATCCCTTTGAAAGCCACCTGTGATGTGGAAGAGGCCCAGCTTGGAGCAAACTTTCAGGAGGGACCGTTTTCAGAAGAGACCTCAGATTTGAAGCTGATGGAAGCAACCGATTTGTGCAGTGCAGAAAGCCAGAAATTTGAGCCGTGCAGAAAAACGGATTGTAAACCCGGCATTGTGGTTCCGACACAAAGTGAAAAGAACATATTTGATCAAGACAACGGGACAATCAAGTTGCAGAACTCCGTATCTCATTCAAGGTCCGTGACCATAGATTGTCTCGAACTGGTCTTGGCCCCAGAATTAGCCATGcagttaagtgaaatatttggaCCGGTTGGAGTTGATGCAGGTAATAACATCAGTGACTATTTCACCTAAATACAAgagtaaattgattctgaactgggaactgatgattgtatatacctAGCAGATCTTAACAGTTAAAAGAACTGAAGAGGTTAAATAATAGAAGTTGGTATAGATTAGGCAATAATACATAATGAATTAAGCCACTTTGGGTCATTGTTCATAATTCATAGTTTATTTTTGGCCTGCTACATGGGTTTGACATTTTTTTGTTCTGTGGCTAGCTAGCTGCTAATTTATGGGGAGACTGTAGTAAATCATTTTTGTACAACTAATTACTTACTTGTAGTAAAAGCTTTAatgttattttatcttataacggCAAAATCTGTTCCAATTACGGGCCCAGAATCTAGAGTGGGTAGGTGATCTAATGCTACCCGAATATTAGTGATTTCATCTTTTATCATCTTAATCAACATTTCTATACAAGCTGCCAAGAGAGAAATTTGAAAAACAAGTAAATACGATTTTGGTCTTggctgactggctggggaattctgggagttgaagtccacagatcttaaaatttGTCCAGGTTGGACACTCCCAGGTTATAACATTTCTATGCTTGCACATTACTTAGatggcacattttaaaaaaaaaaaagaaggaaagctcaatagtgtcttttaaaaaaagcattaactAAATACCAGTACAATAGAATGAGATTCTCTTTAAATTTGTATGTGACTTTTATCTctcgtttttttcccctccttccatAAGGATCACTAACTCCTGATGACTACGTGGTTCATATCGATCTGAATTTGGCCAGAGAAATTCATGACAAATGGAAAGCATCTATTATGGTTAGTCGGCTTAAATTAAATCTGCAGATAGGTTTACTGTTGTTCACGACTGAATATTACATGGCATGCATTATAttacagaatatttattttttttaacttgttctATAAATTATTGACATTTCAATAATTTGTAGAACAATTATGTTGCACTTGGTCCAaacacatttctttaaaaatatgtatagcTGGTTCTTGACTTACAGGCATAACAGGGCATGGAATTTCCATTGTAATTTGTTTCTCCAgacatgaaagtagaaaaatagggaccacctttggtgggaaggtaacaagagttccatgcgcttttggcatttagtcatgccagccacataaccacggagacgtcttcaaacagtgctggctcttcggcttagaaacggagatgagcaccgccccctagagtcggcaacgactagcacatatgtgcaaagggaacttttacctttactcaAGTGTCCTGTTAGTACTTACAATGTACTAATATTATCAATGTTTTCATTTAGAAGCGTCAGAGGAGAGAAGACGAATTGCACAAACTCCTTGAAGAAAGTAAGTACCGTCTTCAATTATCACAGTTCTTCTATTCGTAAAATCTACCATTGCAAAGATCTTGCTTCCTTCTATGCCTGCTCCCACTACCAACGTTTCTTAATGTGCAGGCTTCTACTCCCatggctgattggggaattctgggagttgaagtccacacgtctaaAAAGTTGCTGTCACTGATTGATGGGATGTAAATAGGCTAAGCTGACAAACAGCAATGGGTTTcaagattgtattttttttttttaacagaaatgtATCCCTTTTGTGACTTTGTTCTCTTTGTATATAATTCAGTGTGGTTTATAGCCACCTATTTTTATGTttggcaattttttaaaagtgcagCATCTCACCAGCCCGAGGTTGAtgcatccttccatctttccgaggttgggtaaaatgaggacccagattgttggggggcaatctCATCAATGGAGATACACTAAATAGtactagaacagaatagaatttttttattggccaagggtgattggacacacaagaaatttgtcttggtgcatgtgctcttagtgtacattaaagaaaaaatacattcgtcaagaatcataaagtacaacactttatgatagtcatagagtacaaataagcaatcaggaaccaatcaatatcaatagaaatcataaggatgcaagcaacaaagttacagccatacagtcataagtggaaggagatgggtgatggaaacgatgagaagattaatagtagtgcagatttagtcaatagttcaacagtgttgaaggaattatttgtttaaaagagtgatggcgtttgggaaaaaactgttcttgcgtctagttgttctggtgtgcagtgctctatagcatcgttttgagggtaggagttgaaacagtttatgtccaggatgtgagggatctgtaaatattttcaaaactaaGCAAACAATTTATAAATAGTAGCAACTATTTTAGTAAGGAACACTAGAATAGAATTGATACACATGCTGTATTTTGGGGtgcaatataatatttttttcccctgtctacATTCAAAGGGGCAACAGTTTGATTATATTCTGCATTTCATCATTTCAGTTGAccttaaaatacagaatattttctttaagatcgtcttcaaaaaaaaaaggaaatctaaATAATACGCCGCTTCATCTCCCATTGTTATTTGTTCTCAAGATCCCGTGCTGTTTGAGCGGCTGCACCCAGGCAAAGTGGATGACGTGCTTTCCCAGTACGCGGCTGATTTTCAAGAGCAGGAAAGTTTACCTACCGCTGGGTCGTCTGGAACCTCGGCAGCTTCCGATGTTTTCCCCTACATGGATCACTGGAATGTTCACACTCAGAGAGTATCGCTGCGGGAAATCATGTCGGAAGAAATTGCGCTGCAAGAAAGGCTAACGGTGGTAGGGTATTGCTGCTGCCTCTGCCGGGTGGAAGTCTCATCTTGAGCTGTGTTATGATAAGGGTTCCCAACAACCCAGCTGCCAGCCTGCTAGTGCTTTCCAGCATTGTGCTGTCAGTTCTGGTCTTTCCAATAGGGTCCCGAATCCCACCTTCCCACTCCGTAAGCCTTCGAAGCATAAGCAGCTACAAGAGGACGCGGATGATCAAGAAATCTGTTGTTTCTGGATGCGCGTCATGAAATCAGATGCACGTATGTCGCATCCTGACAGCACAATGCACATGTCGTCATTCGAACAAAATTCTGGATTCATTATTAAACATGTATTGCCTAATCGATCCCACTTTTGCCCCCCCAAGAATTCACAGTGGAAGTCACAACGCTCCCCcctctgttttttcccctcaaaacaACCCTGTAGGGTTGGGTGGTTGACCAAAGGACTGCATGGCATAAAGCACCCTGAGAGTCCCAGTAGGCTCAGAGTGTTTCGAACCCAGGTCCCTAAAGCATTAGGGCAGCACCTTAAATATATCATTCTGCAGAGCGGTAGGACTACTGtacataccagtgatggctaacctttttgccattgcgtgccaagatggggggggggaaggttcacgcgcgtgcatgcccacacccataattctgtgcGCCCTGTCCTGCGCATGGGTGCAcaaccccctcctcctccccccccccccccccgctcctggcacatgagggcctggtaggctcgtttttctttctcacctgactccagatcctctctatgcatttggggagggcaaaaacagccttccccaccccctcggaggccctccggaggcccaaaagggcccgtttcccaacttccggttggataaGAAGTGACTTTTCTGCTGTCccagctccagagcctctctaggagtctctggaggctggacagcaaaaaaacgtcacttcctgtccaaccggaagttgggaaacgggccgttttgGACCTCCAGAGgtcctggggaaggctgttttcgccctttcTAGTtgtatagagaggatctggagccaagtgagagtAAAACCACCCActacaggccctccggaggcaggaaacagcctgtttccctacttctggtggggtcAGAAGGCCTgaatatcagctggctggcggtcacatgcgcgccggagctgagctggtGTGCCCGCTGATATGGCTacgattcgccatcatgggtgtCTACTCATGGATAAGCCAAGAATTTTAGATGCCTCAAAAGATCAGGTTCACCTATATGTGGCTGGGCACCATGTAtggtaatactttttaaaagtacaGTAATGGATCTTAATTTAcaacaagttcatttagtgaccattcagagttataatggcactgaaaaaagtgacatgattatttttcacacaaccgttgtagcatccacatgatcaaaattcaggcaccggGCAACTGGctaatatttatgacggtcgcagtatcacctttttgcgaccttcggacaaacagagtcagtgggggaagcccagattcacttaacaaccatgtcactatcttaacgactgcagtgattcactgaacaactgtggcaagaaaggtcgtaaaatagggtaaCATtcccttagcaacggaaattttgggctcaattgtagtcgcaaGCCAAGGACTACTTACATATTTAAGGATAAGACAAGAATTGTAGGTGCCAAAAGACAATCAAATTATCAATTTCATCTTATCTGTGGCTGGGCTTATGCCCCAGTATATATGATGatacttttaaaaagtacagTATCCATATTTCCCATATGTATCTGGATAAACCAACTCTCAAatgtttaatccaaaatactatgAAAAATTTTCATGATCCTTTGTTTAAAGATTTGAGGATTGGCTCATCTGCAGATAGGCTTACATGCAagtacagcagtggccaaaaatgtggaaatcttttggggaaagtgtatttttgaggtttgatggctaataacaccactttttttggagtttcaagataatcctattccactgctggaatggcctgggaagagcccagcccttcacccaatggaaaatctatggagctgactcaaGAAACTTGGTAGTCAGAActtgcgacccagcaataaaacccagttaatagaagccatcattcaatcttagtttcgcattataacagctgcagaactaaaagatctgtaattcatgctaaaggttacccaactaagtattaactgacatggtaatcatttttgtatatctcattttttctacatgtttcacttttcttctttacactgtaactactattctaatagcaaatccttcataaaagtgattgcattacgttcttgattaaattatctttccattgatatataattttgatACCActctaaaaaaaagtggtgttattagctagttttagaaaagacacttttctcaaaaggtttccccaATTTTGCCCACTACTTATGGTAATAActaatgcaaaaacaaaaaatggtGCCATGATTTAATATTTGCACTGTATCATTGTAGAAATACTTTAGAGGTAtaattgtgtttgtttgtttttctctctttttgtctttttgtggGCTAGAAACCTTTCCCTTGCATTGCTAAAAAAGACTGTGCTGCGAAACTGAAGGAAAAACAACTTTTGGAGTTATTCCCAACCATTAACGCAAACTTTCTGATGGACATCTTCAAGGATTACAAGTGAGGCATTTCTTTCGTAATACGAGTCGCATCCGTTACATGAAAGTTATTCTGCCTGAAGTGACtccttgtgttgttgttttaatttgtcagTTATTCCTTGGAACCGACCGTCCAGTTTCTCAATAGCGTCCTAGAGGCAGATCCCATAAAAACTGTGATCGCTAAAGAGCCCGCTCAGAATGCCAGGCGTTCTCCTAGCAGCACTTCAAAGACCCGAGAGAAAAAGGTAACCGCTGTCTCGCATGAGCGTTGCAAATCTGTTTTCTGTAAGGGGCTTTTACAAACACTTAGGTGAAGTGGGGGCCTTGATGCTTtcttgagcttggttgcttttcttGCGGACGTTTTGTTAGGCAAGTAGGGGAACAAGACTTACGTACCGTTCAAAAGGGACAGTCCAAAAGCCAAAAAGATCGCAACACCTCCTGACCAGCAATCAACAGCCGGATTAGCAGAGATTAACATCGAGTGGTAAACAGTCCCCCAATGAAGGAACTACAAATTcagtaaacaataccctaatcaagacaCCACCAGGAACACTCCGACAACATTGACAGGGCAGGCCGCTTGTATAGAAACAGAGAGCAAAACCgggtcccttccagcactgatgatgttacttaatagggtcatgaaatgtccaTGAGAAAACCCCCAATCTCAGagtgcaccaagaaccccacagcttTTCTCTTTCACCACTTCCTCCTCCATAAATCCCATTCTCtgccaacactgatgatgttccctagttgggtcatgaaacttccCCAAGAAAACTCAGCTTGAAGGATCCCACAGttgtcttttccttctccttcctctgtctcttcctcctcctcctccccttctccccctGCGCCACTCCACAAACCCTTTCCAgcattgatgttacctagttgggtcatgaaacgtctgcaaggaaaccaccaaactcagagagcatcaaaggccCCACAGttccaccctgagctacaaatagattggatcctgcaacattatcctgggacgcgTATAACTTGTCTTCATTCGTACAAATATATTTGCGCAAATACATTCTTCTATTGGCACTAAGTGAAGCTCACTTTTTCACAGTACAGCTTTTTCTCGGTTGTCCTCGAGCTACGCCAATGAGCTTTGCCTTGAATTGTGTCCATAAACACCTCACTTTTCAATCCCAGGCTAAGAAGACGAAAGAACTGGAAGACATTCTGAGCGAGAAGGGATTCCAAGACACTCAATATCCAGGCTACGAGGACTTCAGGGCCGAGGCGTTCCTTCACCAACAACAAAGGCAAGAATGCCTAAGGAAAGCCGGAGAAGCCTATCGCATGGGAATGAAGCCAGTAGCGGCGTTTTATGTGCAACAGGTAACTTTCTTTTAAACAGTGGTGAAGCAGCATTTCAGCACAAAGACACCCATTCCGGAAAGACACAAACGGCATGGGAACATGAGGAAGCAGGACGTGGTTTCTTGGATGATataattctgtttttgttttaagaTGGAGACTGTCCTCCTCCCTTCATCGCCGTGATTTCCTGGAGGCAAGAATTGAGGATCAaatgaatacaggcagtcctctact
This DNA window, taken from Ahaetulla prasina isolate Xishuangbanna chromosome 8, ASM2864084v1, whole genome shotgun sequence, encodes the following:
- the N4BP2 gene encoding NEDD4-binding protein 2 isoform X1, yielding MPKKKKNLGVSPSRKNTNPETASATDASSSPASLHGINKEKLISGLSEMFSDLDPTVIYMVLSECDFKVEETMDYLLELSTAAKDTVCSSKVSGFDSLSALLVGENNSSCGTRELEGNDATAVGKGGEESQPPLSSEELALLIENSLEDCSRKSEAKESENDRLLGSLTQAQDHSNSNCTELCLKSNATAIENWFAALKPSYNEAAESTSISEIETKDILTPNPENYSLPEVVLDSGAVSEIVTLADKAESYTEPNQMHNVLFDFTAVSTLTTQHRQVFAKIETNAFPNSHASSQAAEDQGNVVTLYNNLKQFCVPDLCAGSGLKSAPMMKETDPSRHTWSSPFSLFQKYPQKLNFYPAFESQCKNHSFVTPIAISPGKWRPPSDFRSRGKTFCSPEVSQSWEGLSPVPKKCGNKNERQRHHFSQVQQLPGGHLMNRKTFAGHVLVLLRGLPGSGKSYLARVLLEDNPCGIILSTDDYFYQKNGQYQFDADSLADAHEWNWKRAKEAFEKRITPIIIDNTNTQAWEMKPYIALSQQHKYKVIFREPDTWWKFKPKELERRNVHGVSKEKIKRMLERYEHCLTANSILNSSISDDMRTREICGEVLHREKRQGKEEQKEYFASSLKSVELNPNEKATLEEVTVEDQRLQNENKSTGHDLRESSSECRIDCLDPAVLPAGIKMESLLETELRPISDSGENTLSCNNGALKLQIEATAYHEIMEPEFRETQNKDGDLNSDSSVKPRMLNFVGDWPVEQTLGQRVKRIKRLEKHARKDKGDLSAPTSTLDPLRNTSEDKTLDLIDSLQDLPLSEDRREDKCEESSCSLPSMSIPEVGTEVHTTELLMVGDWPVQTLQQRQHKMKRITKRDISESDGLGNGEDDVSIGDGTAASQPNETSAVVEEQGASSKEERFQGSEIAASEPLSEKKPVLNKRTRKHHKLALTFTNNSALSKPEEPLSLCTWIEEKPNRCVVSQATKSSQTEPRDFALLWRLEREIVFSEDTKVLHGRLDGFVPKKVEAIPGCPEKIPYKVTYERSTYVEEKELVRVDETENLNILCKLFGSLSFDAIKDLYERCNRDMDWATGLLLDSAEKLCKEDDVGDLQEAEVRLPDVSLPSKRHPVPEDRLAGSVAITQATAISKIIHRSKITKVPLGNDSENLSGLPVGHGVCSSGENKIHLLPAAGDHVVDPSDLEVGPLDVQTKQGISRALSENEARRTSSVHEMDVAVPDDGDIPLKATCDVEEAQLGANFQEGPFSEETSDLKLMEATDLCSAESQKFEPCRKTDCKPGIVVPTQSEKNIFDQDNGTIKLQNSVSHSRSVTIDCLELVLAPELAMQLSEIFGPVGVDAGSLTPDDYVVHIDLNLAREIHDKWKASIMKRQRREDELHKLLEENPVLFERLHPGKVDDVLSQYAADFQEQESLPTAGSSGTSAASDVFPYMDHWNVHTQRVSLREIMSEEIALQERLTVKPFPCIAKKDCAAKLKEKQLLELFPTINANFLMDIFKDYNYSLEPTVQFLNSVLEADPIKTVIAKEPAQNARRSPSSTSKTREKKAKKTKELEDILSEKGFQDTQYPGYEDFRAEAFLHQQQRQECLRKAGEAYRMGMKPVAAFYVQQGQLHEEKMKEANQDAAQQIFEKVNASKLPINLLDLHGLHVDEALGHLSRVLQEKTKEYSLTGGIPYLYVITGRGNHSQGGVARIKPAVTKYLTSHKFRFTEIKSGCFKILLE